Proteins encoded by one window of Dryocola sp. LX212:
- the moaB gene encoding molybdenum cofactor biosynthesis protein B has protein sequence MSQVSEAFIPARIAILTVSGRRTEEDDTSGHYLRESATEAGHEVVDKAIVKENRYAIRAQVSQWIASENVQVVLITGGTGFTDGDQVPEALLPLFDREIEGFGELFRMLSYEEIGTSTLQSRAVAGMANRTLIFAMPGSTKACRTAWENIILQQLDATQRPCNFHPHIKK, from the coding sequence ATGAGTCAGGTAAGCGAAGCGTTTATCCCGGCGCGTATTGCCATTTTGACGGTCTCCGGCCGCCGTACCGAAGAGGATGACACCTCAGGGCATTATCTGCGTGAGTCCGCGACCGAAGCGGGGCACGAGGTGGTCGACAAAGCCATTGTGAAAGAGAACCGTTATGCGATCCGCGCTCAGGTATCCCAGTGGATAGCCAGTGAAAACGTGCAGGTTGTACTGATCACCGGCGGTACAGGATTTACCGATGGCGACCAGGTGCCTGAAGCGCTTTTACCGCTTTTTGACCGTGAGATCGAAGGTTTTGGCGAGCTGTTTCGCATGCTTTCCTACGAAGAGATCGGCACCTCCACGTTGCAGTCCCGTGCCGTAGCGGGTATGGCCAACCGTACGCTGATATTCGCCATGCCGGGCTCAACGAAAGCCTGCCGCACCGCTTGGGAAAACATTATTCTTCAGCAGCTGGATGCCACCCAGCGTCCCTGCAACTTCCATCCCCACATCAAGAAATAG
- the moaC gene encoding cyclic pyranopterin monophosphate synthase MoaC — MSQLTHINAAGEAHMVDVSTKNETVREARAEAFVTMQAATLAMIVDGSHHKGDVFATARIAGIQAAKRTWELIPLCHPLLLSKVEVNLEAETEHNRVRIEAVCRLTGKTGVEMEALTAASVAALTIYDMCKAVQKDMVIGPVRLLTKSGGKSGDFKAADHD; from the coding sequence ATGTCGCAACTGACCCATATTAACGCCGCTGGCGAAGCGCACATGGTGGACGTTTCCACTAAAAACGAGACCGTGCGCGAAGCCCGCGCCGAAGCCTTTGTCACCATGCAGGCCGCTACGCTTGCAATGATTGTCGACGGTAGCCACCACAAAGGTGACGTCTTTGCCACCGCCCGTATCGCCGGTATTCAGGCCGCTAAGCGTACGTGGGAGCTGATCCCGCTGTGCCATCCACTGCTGCTGAGCAAAGTGGAAGTTAACCTGGAAGCCGAAACTGAGCACAACCGTGTGCGCATCGAAGCCGTTTGCCGCCTGACGGGAAAAACAGGCGTTGAGATGGAAGCGCTAACCGCAGCCTCCGTAGCCGCGTTAACCATCTACGACATGTGCAAGGCCGTGCAGAAAGATATGGTCATCGGCCCGGTTCGTCTGCTGACCAAAAGCGGCGGCAAATCCGGCGACTTCAAGGCGGCAGATCATGATTAA
- the moaD gene encoding molybdopterin synthase sulfur carrier subunit — translation MINVLFFAQVRELVDCDNLQVESAFADVEQLRDHLAAKNDRWALALESGKLLAAVNQTLVSFDHALKDGDEVAFFPPVTGG, via the coding sequence ATGATTAACGTTTTGTTCTTTGCCCAGGTTCGCGAGCTGGTGGACTGCGACAATCTTCAGGTTGAATCAGCTTTTGCCGACGTTGAACAGCTGCGTGATCATCTGGCAGCCAAAAACGACCGCTGGGCGCTGGCGCTGGAATCCGGCAAGCTGCTGGCAGCGGTAAACCAGACGTTGGTGAGCTTTGACCATGCGCTTAAAGACGGCGACGAAGTGGCCTTCTTCCCACCGGTCACCGGAGGCTGA
- the moaE gene encoding molybdopterin synthase catalytic subunit MoaE: MNENTRIRVGHENFSVGDEYQWLSQCDEDGAVVTFTGKVRNHNLGDSVKALTLEHYPGMTEKALAEIVEEARGRWPLQRVSVIHRIGELWPGEEIVFVGVTGAHRSSAFEAAQFMMDYLKTRAPFWKREATPEGDRWVEARDTDKQAAKRW; this comes from the coding sequence ATGAACGAAAACACCCGTATCCGCGTCGGCCATGAAAATTTCAGCGTTGGCGATGAGTACCAGTGGCTGTCGCAGTGCGACGAAGACGGCGCGGTTGTCACCTTCACAGGCAAAGTGCGCAACCACAATCTGGGCGACAGCGTGAAAGCGTTAACCCTGGAGCACTATCCAGGCATGACGGAAAAAGCGCTGGCAGAAATCGTGGAAGAGGCGCGCGGGCGCTGGCCGCTACAGCGCGTTTCGGTTATCCACCGTATCGGGGAATTATGGCCCGGCGAGGAAATTGTTTTTGTTGGCGTAACCGGCGCGCACCGCAGCTCGGCGTTTGAAGCTGCCCAATTTATGATGGATTACCTGAAAACTCGCGCGCCGTTTTGGAAGCGGGAAGCCACGCCGGAAGGGGATCGTTGGGTAGAAGCCCGGGACACGGACAAGCAGGCGGCGAAACGCTGGTAA
- a CDS encoding Bax inhibitor-1 family protein, with amino-acid sequence MDRFPRSNDTIVQQARTGLQAYMAQVYGWMTCGLLLTAFVAWYAANTPAVMEFVFSSKITFFGLIIVQLGLVFVLSGMVHKLSAGMATTLFMLYSALTGLTLSSIFIVYTYSSIASTFVVAGGMFGAMSLYGYTTKRDLSGFGNMLFMALIGIVLASLVNIWLKSTALMWAVTYIGVIVFVGLTAYDTQKLKNIGEQIDVRDTQNMRKYSILGALTLYLDFINLFLMLLRIFGNRR; translated from the coding sequence ATGGATCGATTCCCCCGCTCCAATGACACTATTGTTCAGCAAGCGCGAACTGGCTTGCAGGCTTATATGGCGCAGGTCTATGGCTGGATGACCTGCGGGCTGCTGCTTACAGCGTTTGTTGCCTGGTATGCCGCCAACACCCCGGCGGTGATGGAATTCGTCTTCTCCAGCAAAATCACCTTCTTTGGTTTGATTATTGTCCAGCTGGGCCTGGTGTTCGTGCTGTCCGGTATGGTGCATAAGCTGAGCGCCGGTATGGCGACCACGCTGTTCATGCTCTATTCCGCGCTGACGGGCCTGACGCTCTCCAGCATCTTTATCGTCTACACCTATTCGTCCATTGCCAGCACCTTCGTGGTGGCGGGCGGCATGTTTGGCGCCATGAGCCTTTACGGCTATACCACCAAGCGTGACCTGAGCGGCTTCGGCAATATGCTGTTTATGGCGCTGATCGGTATCGTGCTGGCGTCGCTGGTAAACATCTGGCTGAAAAGCACGGCGCTGATGTGGGCGGTGACCTACATCGGTGTGATTGTGTTTGTGGGCCTGACGGCGTACGACACGCAGAAGCTGAAAAACATCGGCGAGCAGATTGACGTGCGCGACACGCAGAATATGCGCAAGTATTCCATTCTTGGCGCGCTGACGCTGTATCTGGACTTCATCAACCTGTTCCTGATGCTGCTGCGTATTTTCGGCAACCGTCGCTGA
- a CDS encoding lysylphosphatidylglycerol synthase domain-containing protein, with amino-acid sequence MSHSHPKWRKAKKILTWLFFIAVIVLLVVYATKVDWEEVWKVIRNYNRMVLASAVGLVILSYLIYGCYDLLARAYCGHKLAKRQVMLVSFICYAFNLTLSTWVGGIGMRYRLYSRLGLPSATITRIFSLSISTNWLGYIVLAGFIFTVGVVQLPDHWYIDEGTLRILGVILLAFIAVYLWFCAFAKHRHATIKGQRLVLPSFKFALAQLVISSANWMVMGAIIWLLLGQEVNYFFVLGVLLVSSIAGVIVHIPAGIGVLEAVFIALLAGEHVSHGTIIAALLAYRLLYFIAPLLLAIVCYLGLESRAKKLRAKNERKLGENS; translated from the coding sequence ATGTCTCACTCGCACCCAAAATGGCGAAAAGCAAAAAAGATCCTCACGTGGCTGTTTTTTATCGCCGTGATTGTGCTGCTCGTGGTGTACGCCACCAAAGTGGACTGGGAGGAAGTATGGAAGGTCATCCGCAACTATAACCGCATGGTGCTGGCAAGCGCGGTCGGGCTGGTGATCCTCAGCTACCTGATTTACGGCTGTTACGATCTGCTCGCGCGCGCCTACTGCGGGCATAAGCTGGCGAAACGGCAGGTCATGCTGGTGTCGTTTATCTGCTACGCCTTCAACCTGACGCTGAGCACCTGGGTGGGCGGCATCGGTATGCGCTACCGGCTCTATTCCCGCCTGGGCCTGCCGAGCGCCACCATTACGCGAATATTCTCGCTGAGTATTTCAACTAACTGGCTTGGCTATATCGTGCTGGCAGGCTTCATTTTCACCGTCGGCGTGGTGCAGCTTCCGGACCACTGGTATATCGACGAAGGAACGCTGCGTATTCTGGGTGTCATCCTGCTGGCGTTTATCGCGGTCTATCTATGGTTCTGCGCATTTGCTAAGCATCGTCACGCGACAATCAAGGGCCAGCGACTCGTCCTGCCGTCCTTCAAATTTGCCCTCGCACAGCTGGTTATCTCCAGCGCCAACTGGATGGTGATGGGGGCGATTATCTGGCTGCTGCTGGGTCAGGAGGTGAACTACTTCTTCGTACTGGGCGTGCTGCTGGTGAGCAGTATCGCGGGCGTTATCGTGCATATCCCGGCGGGTATCGGCGTACTGGAAGCGGTATTTATTGCGCTGCTGGCGGGTGAACACGTGAGCCACGGCACGATTATCGCCGCGCTGCTGGCCTACCGCCTGCTCTATTTCATCGCCCCGCTGCTGCTGGCGATTGTCTGCTATTTAGGGCTGGAGAGCCGGGCGAAAAAGCTGCGGGCGAAGAACGAAAGGAAGCTCGGAGAGAATAGCTAG
- the clsB gene encoding cardiolipin synthase ClsB — protein MKNNWRDGNRIELLENGDAFFPAVFEAIRQANSKVILETFIWFEDDVGKQLHEVILDAARRGVSVEVLLDGYGSPDLSDSFVSELTTAGVMFRYYDPRPLIFGMRTNLFRRMHRKIVVVDGELAFVGGINYSAEHMIDYGPEAKQDYAVKVEGPVVQDIYQYVISNLPGEENPRRWWGRRHNSAHENLTPGEAQALFVWRDNNEHRDDIERYYLKMLSNAKQEVIIANAYFFPGYRLLHAMRNASRRGVKVKLVVQGEPDMPIVKVGARLLYNYLVKSNVEIYEYTRRPLHGKVAIMDDHWATVGSSNLDPLSLSLNLEANLIIYDKAFNAELRENLNGLIANDSKRVDETMVPKRTWWNLGKSVLAFHFLRHFPAMVGWLPAHTPRLSLVKPPVQPEIETQDRVETDNQGVKF, from the coding sequence ATGAAAAATAACTGGCGTGACGGCAACCGCATTGAGCTGCTGGAGAATGGCGATGCTTTTTTCCCGGCGGTCTTCGAGGCCATCCGACAAGCAAACAGCAAAGTGATCCTGGAAACGTTTATCTGGTTTGAAGACGACGTGGGTAAGCAGCTCCATGAGGTGATTCTGGACGCTGCGCGTCGCGGCGTGAGCGTGGAAGTGCTGCTGGACGGCTACGGCTCGCCCGATCTGAGCGACAGTTTCGTCAGCGAGTTAACCACCGCGGGCGTGATGTTTCGCTATTACGATCCCCGCCCGCTGATTTTTGGCATGCGCACCAATCTGTTCCGCCGCATGCACCGCAAAATCGTTGTGGTGGACGGTGAACTGGCGTTTGTCGGCGGGATCAACTATTCCGCTGAACATATGATTGATTACGGGCCGGAAGCCAAACAGGATTACGCCGTAAAGGTGGAAGGCCCTGTGGTGCAGGATATTTACCAGTATGTGATTTCAAACCTGCCGGGCGAGGAAAATCCTCGCCGCTGGTGGGGGCGTCGCCATAACAGCGCCCATGAAAACCTGACGCCAGGTGAGGCGCAGGCGCTGTTTGTCTGGCGTGATAACAACGAGCATCGGGACGATATCGAACGTTACTATCTGAAGATGCTCAGCAACGCGAAGCAGGAAGTGATTATTGCCAACGCCTATTTCTTCCCGGGTTACCGTCTGCTTCATGCGATGCGCAATGCCTCACGCCGTGGCGTAAAAGTGAAGCTGGTCGTTCAGGGCGAACCGGATATGCCGATCGTGAAAGTAGGCGCCCGCCTGCTTTATAACTATCTGGTGAAGTCCAACGTTGAAATTTACGAGTACACGCGTCGTCCGCTGCATGGCAAGGTGGCCATTATGGACGATCACTGGGCAACAGTGGGATCCAGCAATCTTGATCCCCTTAGCCTGTCGCTGAACCTGGAAGCGAATCTGATTATCTACGATAAAGCGTTCAACGCGGAGCTGCGTGAAAACCTCAACGGGCTGATCGCCAACGACAGCAAACGGGTGGATGAAACTATGGTGCCCAAACGCACCTGGTGGAACCTGGGGAAAAGCGTGCTGGCGTTCCACTTCCTGCGCCACTTCCCGGCGATGGTTGGGTGGCTGCCCGCGCATACTCCGCGTCTTTCACTAGTAAAGCCTCCGGTGCAGCCCGAGATCGAGACACAGGATCGGGTGGAGACGGATAATCAGGGGGTGAAATTCTGA
- a CDS encoding endonuclease/exonuclease/phosphatase family protein yields the protein MAHHTPRFSFKVLTINTHKGFTTFNRRFILPELRDAIRTVSADIVCLQEVMGAHEAHSVRFEHWPETSHYEFLADTVWEDFAYGRNAVYPEGHHGNAILSRFPIIHYDNRDISVEGHEKRGMLHCQMTVPDSNLRVHVICVHLGLREEHRQAQLTMLCKLVNELPEGEPVVVAGDFNDWRQKASHMLKKEASLDEVFTRAWGRPVRTFPAGFPLLRLDRIYVRHASVSAPAALNLRQWRHLSDHAPLAVEIHV from the coding sequence ATGGCACATCATACTCCGCGCTTTTCTTTTAAAGTGCTCACGATAAATACACACAAAGGCTTTACCACCTTCAACCGGCGCTTTATTTTGCCGGAGCTGCGAGATGCGATACGCACGGTATCTGCGGATATTGTCTGTCTTCAGGAGGTGATGGGGGCGCATGAGGCCCATTCGGTGCGCTTTGAACACTGGCCGGAGACCAGCCATTATGAGTTTCTGGCGGATACCGTCTGGGAAGATTTTGCCTACGGGCGGAATGCTGTTTATCCCGAAGGCCACCATGGCAACGCGATCCTCTCCCGCTTCCCTATCATTCATTACGATAACCGGGATATCTCCGTTGAGGGCCACGAGAAGCGCGGCATGCTTCACTGCCAGATGACCGTGCCGGACAGCAACCTGCGTGTGCACGTTATCTGCGTGCACCTTGGCCTGCGCGAGGAGCACCGCCAGGCGCAGCTCACCATGCTCTGTAAGCTGGTCAATGAGCTGCCAGAAGGCGAACCGGTTGTGGTGGCCGGAGACTTTAACGACTGGCGTCAGAAAGCGAGCCATATGCTGAAAAAAGAAGCCAGCCTGGACGAGGTGTTTACCCGCGCCTGGGGCCGACCCGTGCGTACCTTCCCGGCTGGTTTCCCGCTGCTTCGCCTTGACCGTATTTACGTAAGGCATGCCTCTGTCAGCGCGCCCGCCGCGCTTAATTTACGTCAGTGGCGACACCTGTCAGACCATGCCCCCCTCGCCGTGGAGATCCATGTATGA
- a CDS encoding YbhQ family protein codes for MKWQQRIQVATGLTCWQIMLHLMVVCVVLIGWKTKTLIPVGIGLCGLYLATVILMFTFQRFHSGKLRDIGDFLEELTTTWYFGTAMIALWLLSRVVENKWLLLAAGLAMIAGPAIYSLLAKDKSGDFATKHPVRR; via the coding sequence ATGAAGTGGCAACAGCGGATACAGGTGGCAACCGGCCTGACTTGTTGGCAGATTATGCTGCATTTGATGGTTGTATGCGTGGTGCTGATTGGCTGGAAAACCAAAACCCTGATCCCGGTCGGCATCGGCCTGTGCGGCCTGTATCTGGCAACGGTTATCCTGATGTTCACCTTCCAGCGTTTCCATAGCGGCAAGCTGCGCGACATCGGCGATTTTCTGGAAGAGCTGACCACCACCTGGTACTTCGGTACGGCGATGATCGCCCTGTGGCTGCTCTCCCGCGTGGTAGAGAACAAATGGCTATTGCTGGCAGCTGGCCTGGCGATGATAGCCGGACCCGCCATCTACTCGCTGCTCGCCAAAGACAAATCAGGCGATTTTGCGACGAAACATCCAGTACGCCGCTGA
- a CDS encoding ABC transporter permease, with translation MFHRLWTLIRKELQSLLREPQTRAILILPVVLQVVLFPFAATLEVTNATIAIYNEDNGSHSVELTQRFARAKAFNHVLLLKSPQDIQPTIDNQKALLLIRFPADFSRNLAGQQPAKLQIILDGRNSNSAQIAANYLQQIVKNYQLELMSGQPKPNNSELVVRNWYNPNLDYKWFVVPSLIAMITTIGVMIVTSLSVAREREQGTLDQLLVSPLATWQIFVGKAVPAQIVAIAQATIVLGVGIWGYQIPFSGSLLLFYFTMLIYGLSLVGFGLLISSLCATQQQAFIGVFVFMMPAILLSGYVSPVENMPVWLQNLTWVNPIRHFTDITKQIYLKDASLDIVWGSVWPLLVIAATTGSAAYWMFRRKIA, from the coding sequence ATGTTTCATCGGTTATGGACATTGATTCGTAAAGAGCTGCAGTCGCTGCTGCGCGAGCCGCAGACTCGCGCCATTCTGATCCTGCCGGTAGTGCTGCAGGTGGTGTTGTTCCCGTTCGCCGCCACGCTTGAAGTCACGAACGCGACGATTGCGATTTACAACGAGGATAACGGCAGCCACTCCGTAGAGCTGACCCAGCGTTTTGCCCGCGCCAAAGCGTTTAACCACGTGCTGCTGCTGAAAAGCCCGCAGGATATCCAGCCGACCATAGATAACCAGAAGGCGCTGCTTTTGATCCGCTTCCCGGCGGACTTTTCGCGCAATCTGGCAGGCCAGCAGCCCGCGAAGCTGCAGATTATCCTCGACGGGCGTAACTCCAACAGCGCCCAGATTGCGGCCAACTATCTCCAGCAGATCGTCAAAAACTACCAGCTGGAGCTGATGAGCGGCCAGCCAAAGCCGAACAACAGCGAGCTGGTGGTGCGCAACTGGTATAACCCAAATCTGGACTATAAGTGGTTCGTGGTGCCGTCGCTGATTGCGATGATCACCACGATTGGCGTGATGATCGTGACTTCGCTGTCTGTCGCCCGCGAGCGCGAACAGGGCACGCTCGACCAGCTGCTGGTTTCACCGCTCGCCACCTGGCAGATCTTCGTTGGCAAAGCGGTACCTGCGCAGATTGTTGCCATTGCCCAGGCGACCATCGTGTTGGGCGTGGGGATCTGGGGCTATCAAATACCCTTTTCCGGCTCGCTGCTGCTGTTCTATTTCACGATGCTGATTTACGGACTGTCGCTGGTGGGGTTTGGCCTGCTCATCTCGTCGCTGTGCGCCACGCAGCAGCAGGCGTTCATCGGCGTGTTCGTGTTTATGATGCCCGCGATCCTGCTTTCGGGCTACGTCTCGCCGGTGGAGAACATGCCGGTCTGGCTGCAAAACCTGACGTGGGTAAATCCCATCCGGCATTTCACCGACATAACCAAGCAGATTTATTTGAAGGATGCGAGCTTAGATATTGTCTGGGGGAGCGTCTGGCCGCTGCTGGTGATAGCGGCCACCACGGGTTCAGCGGCGTACTGGATGTTTCGTCGCAAAATCGCCTGA
- a CDS encoding ABC transporter permease, producing the protein MSEHSQFVSWRRVRALCVKETRQIVRDPSSWLIAVVIPLLLLFIFGYGINLDSSRLHVGVLIEQQSEEALDFTHTISASPYIQPTISDNRQQLIQLMQAGKIRGLVVIPTDFAQNMARAGATAPIQVITDGSEPNTANFVQGYMEGIWQIWQQQRAEDRGEAFQPLIDVQLRYWFNPAAISQHFIIPGAITIIMTVIGAILTSLVVAREWERGTMEALLSTQVTRTELLLCKLLPYYVLGMLAMLLCMLVSVFILGVPYHGSLLLLFLITSLFLLSTLGMGLLISTITRNQFNAAQVALNAAFLPSIMLSGFIFQIDSMPAIIRAVTYVIPARYFVSTLQSLFLAGNIATVLVVNVLFLIASAVMFIGLTALKTKRRLD; encoded by the coding sequence ATGAGCGAGCATAGCCAGTTTGTCTCGTGGCGGCGCGTCCGCGCCCTGTGCGTGAAGGAAACCCGTCAGATTGTGCGCGACCCGAGCAGCTGGCTGATTGCGGTGGTCATCCCCCTGCTGCTGCTGTTTATCTTTGGCTACGGGATAAACCTCGATTCCAGCCGCCTGCACGTCGGCGTGCTGATTGAGCAGCAGAGCGAGGAGGCGCTGGACTTCACCCATACCATCAGCGCCTCGCCTTACATTCAGCCCACCATCAGCGATAACCGCCAGCAGCTGATCCAGCTGATGCAGGCCGGCAAGATCCGCGGCCTGGTGGTCATCCCCACCGACTTCGCTCAGAACATGGCCCGGGCCGGGGCGACGGCGCCGATCCAGGTGATCACCGATGGCAGCGAGCCGAACACCGCCAACTTTGTGCAGGGCTACATGGAGGGGATCTGGCAGATCTGGCAGCAGCAGCGGGCGGAAGACAGGGGCGAAGCGTTCCAGCCGCTGATCGACGTCCAGCTGCGCTACTGGTTTAACCCCGCCGCCATCAGCCAGCACTTTATTATTCCAGGCGCGATAACCATCATCATGACGGTGATTGGCGCGATCCTGACGTCGCTAGTTGTGGCCCGCGAATGGGAGCGAGGCACCATGGAGGCGCTGCTTTCAACGCAGGTGACGCGCACCGAACTTCTGCTGTGCAAGCTGCTGCCCTACTACGTGCTGGGTATGCTGGCGATGCTGCTGTGTATGCTGGTGTCCGTATTTATCCTCGGCGTACCGTATCACGGATCGCTACTGCTACTTTTTCTTATCACCAGCCTGTTTCTGCTCAGCACGCTGGGCATGGGTTTGCTTATCTCCACCATTACGCGCAACCAGTTTAACGCCGCACAGGTGGCGCTGAACGCCGCGTTTTTGCCGTCGATCATGCTGTCCGGATTTATTTTCCAGATAGACAGCATGCCCGCGATTATCCGCGCCGTGACCTACGTTATCCCCGCGCGCTATTTCGTCAGCACGCTGCAAAGCCTGTTTCTGGCGGGCAACATTGCTACCGTGCTGGTGGTGAACGTGCTGTTTTTGATCGCTTCGGCGGTGATGTTTATTGGCCTGACGGCGCTGAAAACGAAGCGCCGCCTGGATTAA
- a CDS encoding ATP-binding cassette domain-containing protein, producing the protein MVRLQQLMKSFPGMDKPAVASLDCDIHAGEVTGLVGPDGAGKTTLMRMLAGLLKPTEGSAQVIGLDPIKDDRALHAVLGYMPQKFGLYEDLTVMENLNLYADLRGVTGENREATFKRLLEFTSLGPFTARLAGKLSGGMKQKLGLACTLVGQPKVLLLDEPGVGVDPISRRELWQMVHELAGEGMLILWSTSYLDEAEQCRDVLLMNEGELLYHGAPKALTQKMAGRSLLVSHGAENNRRLLQRALKLPQVSDGVIQGRSVRLILAKDATVDELARALNLPPEHIAQTEPRFEDAFIDLLGGAGEQESPLGEILHTVEGSHDETVIEAKQLTKKFGDFAATDHVDFTVQRGEIFGLLGPNGAGKSTTFKMMCGLLVPTSGKALVLNMDLKTSSGKARQHLGYMAQKFSLYGNLTVAQNLRFFSGVYGLRGKAQEEKIGRMSEAFNLQPIFNSQTDALPLGFKQRLALACSLMHEPDILFLDEPTSGVDPLTRREFWLHINSMVEKGVTVMVTTHFMDEAEYCDRIGLVYRGKLIASGTPDDLKQQAANDEQADPTMEQAFITLIHRWDEEHDDERA; encoded by the coding sequence ATGGTCCGCCTTCAGCAGCTGATGAAAAGCTTTCCCGGTATGGATAAGCCCGCCGTCGCGAGTCTGGACTGCGACATTCACGCCGGGGAGGTCACCGGGCTGGTTGGCCCGGACGGCGCGGGGAAAACCACGCTGATGCGCATGCTAGCCGGGCTGCTGAAGCCCACTGAGGGCAGCGCTCAGGTTATCGGTCTCGATCCCATTAAAGACGATCGCGCTCTGCACGCCGTGCTGGGCTATATGCCGCAGAAGTTTGGGCTGTATGAAGATCTGACGGTAATGGAAAACTTAAACCTCTATGCCGACCTGCGCGGCGTGACGGGAGAAAATCGCGAAGCAACCTTCAAAAGGCTGCTGGAATTTACCTCCCTCGGGCCGTTTACCGCACGCCTGGCCGGTAAGCTTTCCGGCGGCATGAAGCAGAAGCTTGGCCTGGCCTGTACGCTGGTCGGTCAGCCAAAAGTGCTGCTGCTCGATGAGCCGGGCGTGGGCGTTGACCCCATCTCCCGCCGTGAGCTGTGGCAGATGGTGCACGAGCTGGCTGGCGAAGGCATGCTGATCCTGTGGAGCACGTCCTATCTCGACGAAGCCGAGCAGTGCCGGGATGTGCTGCTGATGAACGAGGGTGAGCTGCTGTATCACGGCGCGCCGAAAGCGTTGACGCAGAAAATGGCCGGACGGTCACTGTTGGTCAGCCACGGCGCAGAAAACAACCGCAGGCTTCTGCAGCGGGCGCTCAAGCTACCGCAGGTGAGCGATGGCGTGATTCAGGGCCGCTCGGTGCGGCTTATCCTCGCTAAAGACGCAACCGTGGACGAACTAGCCAGGGCGCTCAATCTGCCCCCAGAGCATATTGCCCAGACGGAACCGCGCTTTGAAGATGCGTTTATCGATCTGCTGGGCGGCGCGGGCGAACAGGAGTCGCCGCTCGGTGAAATCCTGCATACCGTGGAAGGCAGCCACGACGAAACGGTCATAGAAGCAAAACAGCTGACCAAAAAGTTCGGTGATTTCGCGGCTACCGACCATGTTGACTTTACCGTGCAGCGCGGTGAAATTTTCGGCCTGCTCGGGCCAAACGGCGCGGGCAAGTCCACCACGTTTAAAATGATGTGCGGGCTGCTGGTGCCGACGTCGGGCAAGGCGCTGGTGCTGAATATGGATCTGAAAACCAGCTCCGGCAAGGCGCGCCAGCACCTGGGCTATATGGCGCAGAAATTTTCCCTGTACGGCAACCTGACGGTGGCGCAAAACCTGCGCTTTTTCTCGGGCGTTTACGGTCTGCGCGGTAAGGCGCAGGAGGAAAAGATCGGGCGCATGAGCGAGGCGTTTAACCTCCAGCCGATTTTTAACAGCCAGACGGACGCCCTGCCGCTCGGCTTCAAGCAGCGCCTGGCGCTGGCCTGCTCGCTGATGCACGAGCCGGACATTCTGTTTCTGGACGAGCCAACCTCGGGCGTTGACCCCCTCACCCGCCGCGAATTCTGGCTGCACATCAACAGCATGGTGGAAAAAGGCGTCACGGTGATGGTCACCACGCACTTTATGGACGAGGCGGAATACTGCGACCGCATCGGGCTGGTGTACCGCGGCAAGCTTATCGCCAGCGGTACGCCGGACGATCTCAAGCAGCAGGCCGCGAACGACGAGCAGGCCGATCCAACCATGGAGCAGGCATTTATTACGCTTATCCACCGCTGGGATGAGGAGCATGACGATGAGCGAGCATAG